A stretch of DNA from Anaerolineae bacterium:
GAGTTTCGCGAAGACGGCTGGTTGATTGGGTCTGGCCCTGTTGAAAGCGGCATCAAACAATACCGAACCCGCCTGGCCGCTTCCGGAATGCACTGGTCTCGCCCAGGTGTGGAGCGGATGCTTGTCCTGCGTTCCGCGGTCTTGAGCCATGACTTCGATGACCTCTGGGCTGCCGCAGCTTGACCCTGCCCCCAATCTGGAATGCACCCCCACAATGACCTGTGGCCCGCTGTCCCTGTAGCTGCCTGTGGAAAGCCTCAGCTCCCCGCCGCCGGGGCGGGGGTGACCGCCGCCGGAGTCCTGCCATTGCCGGAACTATTTACCACCTGCTGAAGCTCTGCCTGCCGTCGGAACTGGCTCATGTACAACTCGTAGTAGGCGCCCCTGGCAGCCAGCAGGCTCTCATGTGTGCCACGCTCGACGATCCGCCCATCCGCTATGACCAGCACCTGATCGGCGTTGCGAATCGTGCTCAGGCGGTGGGCAATCACAAAGCTGGTGCGGCCCTTCATCAACTCGGCCAGTGCCTGCTGGATCAGACGCTCGGTGCGCGTGTCCACGCTGCTGGTCGCTTCGTCCAGAATCAGGATGCGCGGGTTGCTCAGGGCAGCGCGGGCGATCGCCAGCAACTGGCGCTGCCCCTGGGAAAGACCTGCGCCACGCTCGCCCAGCACGGTCTGGTAGCCATCCGGCAGGCGCTCAATGAAGTCGTGAGCACGGGCCAGTTTGGCCGCGGCGATCACCTCGTCATCCGTGGCGTCAGGCCGTCCATAGCGGATGTTTTCCATGACTGTCGTGCTGAACAGGAAGGTATCCTGCAGGACGATGCCGATCTGCTCGCGCAGGCTGCGACTGGTCACATCGCGCACGTCAATGCCATCGATCCGTACCGCCCCGCCGCATACATCATAGAAACGCGGGATCAGGTTGATGATCGTAGTTTTGCCCGCACCAGTCGGCCCGACGATAGCCACCATCTGGCCGGGTTCCGCCCGCAGGCTCACCCGCTCCAGCACCGGTTCGCCGGGGTTGTATTCCGCACAAACCTCGTCGAATTCGACCAGGCCCTTGATCGGCGGCATCTCGATGGCATCGGGCTTGTCGGTCAGGTCCGGCACAGTATCCAGGATGCTGAAGATGCGCTCCCCGCCGGCGATCGCGTTCTGGATGTTGGTCCACATGACGGAGATCTGCGCGACCGGCTGGTTGATCCGCTGCACATACTGCAGGAAGGTGATGATCAGACCAAGCGAGATCGTCGCCCCAGCCAGTGTGCCATCCCCGACCAGCAACACTGCCCCGCCGACGCCCACCACCAGCGCCATAGAGACATACCCCAGTGCCTCCAGCAACGGGTTTAGGGCGCTGGTGAAGGCTACCGCGCGGATGTTGGCGTCGCGGTTGGCGGCGTTGGAGGCGCGGAATTGTTCGATGTTCTCGTCTTCGCGGCTAAAAGCCTGCACCTCGCGCACAGCGGCGATGCTTTCCTGCAGGTCGGCGTTAACGGACCCCATCTCCTGGCGGGCGCGGCGGAACGCTTTGCGCGCCTGCCCGGAGAAATAGGAGGTCAACACGACCATGATCGGCACGATCGCCAGGCTGATCAGCGTGTAGACCACGCTCTTGGTCAGCATGGTGTACACCACCCAGACGATGAGCACGGTGCTGGTGAAGACATTGACCAGGGCGAAGCTAAACGCCTGCTCAATGGCCGAAGCGTCGTTGGTGATCCGGCTCATCAGATCTCCGGCTTCGTGCTTGGCAAAGTAGTTCATCGACAGGCGGTGAATGTGCCGGAAGACGTCAACGCGCATCTGGCGCAGGGCGTAGGCGCCCATCCAGCGCATCGCATAAAACACCAGACCGTTGAGGAGCGCCGAGACGATATACAGCACGGCGATGAGCAGCACCAGCTGCCCCATCCCGGCGATCGCCTCTTCCGGCGCGGCTTGCCCGCTGACCGGGGTGGTATACCAGCAGTTGGAGGCTACAGCCGAGTCTCCGCTGCCCATCAGGGCCGCGGCTGCCGCTCCGCCGCCCAGTCGCGGCGTGATGTAGCAGTCAAAGACCTGGCCGGTCAGGTCCGGCGTCACCACCTGCATCCAGGTATTGACCAGCACCAGGGCGATGAGCGCCAGCAGCACCCACCAGTATGGCTTGAAGTAGTCGCCAAAACGCCGAAGCGTCTGGCCGACATGCTGCGGTTTCACCGTTTCCTGGGCCAGCATGCGATTCGGCCCGCCATGCATAAAGCCCATTACGCCACCTCCTGACCGGCAGTCAGAACCGCCGATTCGTCGTCATCTGCCAGCGTGGTATCTTCCACCAGTTGCGAGGTGTAGATCTCCGCGTAAAGTTCGCTGCTTTCCAGCAGGTCCTCATGCTTGCCTGCCGCCACGATCCGGCCCTTGTCCAGTACCAGAATCTGATCGGCGTTGACCACGGTGCTGATGCGTTGGGCAATCACGAAGCTTGTGCGTCCCTGCATCAGGCCTTTGAGCGCCTGCTGGATGTAATACTCGGTGGTCACATCGACGCTACTCGTTGAGTCATCCAGAATCAGGATGCGCGGGTCCATCAGCAGGGCGCGGGCGATGGCAATGCGTTGCTTCTGGCCGCCGCTGAGCGTGGAGCCGCGTTCGCCAACCAGCGTGTCATAGCCCTGCGGGAATTCCATGATAAAGTCATGGGCTGCTGCAGCACGCGCCGCCGCCTCGATCTCTTCCTGGGAGGCATTGGGCCGCCCGAAGGCGATGTTCTCGCGGATGGTGCCGCTGAAGAGCGTGGCCTCCTGCAGAACAATGCCGATCTGGCGGCGCAGGCTGGCGATGGTCACATCGCGGATATCCTGCCCGTCGATGGTGATCCGGCCTTCAGAGACATCGTAAAAGCGCGGGATCAGGTTGATGATTGTGGTCTTGCCGCTGCCGGTTGCGCCCAGCAGGGCCACTGTCTGGCCCGGCTCCGCCACAAAACTCACATCATTCAGCACCGGCTCCCCGCTTTTGAAGTAGCGGAAAGTGACGTGTTCAAAGGCTACCCGCCCCTTGATCGGTGGCATTTCCACGGCGCCAGGCCGGTCAGTTACCTCGTTCTCAGCGTCCAGGATGTCGAACACGCGCTGGGCGGAAGCTGCCGCCTGGGACATCAGCGAGACAATCATGCCCAGCTGGCCGAGCGGGAAGAACACATACATCAGGTACAGGCTGAACTTCTGCCACTCGCCGATTGTCAGCGTGCCGTACACAATCTGCTGCCCGCCAAAGTACAGTACGGCGACCTGGCCCAGGCTGGCGACCAGAAAAACCACCGGGAACAGGAAAGAAAACACGCGGGCCACCTTGAGCGCCTGTTGCAGGTGGGAATCGACCGCCGACTCGAAGCGAGCCTGTTCCTTTGGCTCCTGCACGAAGGCTTTGACCAGCTTCAGCCCGGCCAGATTCTCCTGGAGGACGGTATTCAGCGCGGAAAGGCGCTTTTGCAGTTCGCCGAATAACGGCTGAGCCAGCATGCCAAAGACCAGGAATAGCACCAGCGCAATCGGCAGCGTGGGTAACACGACCAGCGTGATCTGCCAGTTGGTGGTCAGCAGGATGAGCAACGTGGCTACCAGCAAGAGAATGGATTCCAGGAGCATCGTTAGCCCCTGGCCGATGAACAGGCGCAGCCGTTCCACGTCATCGGTGGCGCGCACCATCAACTGGCCGGTCTGGTTGCGGTCGTGGTAGCTGAACGACAGGCGCTGGATCTTCTCATAGAGTTCGTTGCGGAAATCATAGGCCAGGTACTGGGAGAGTTTTTCCGCAAAGTAGCCGCGCAGGAAGGAGAACGTCGCCCGTGCTACCGCAAAAGCGATGATTGCCGCCAGCGCTCCCAGCAATGCCGAAAAGGCGGTGTCGGCGTCTCTCTGCAACTGATCGAGGGTGGTGCCCATTGCAGTCGCGGCCAGCCCCCGTGCCAGCAGCGGCAACTCCAGCACGCGGTGGGCCACATACCCGCTGGTGATGGCATCCATGATGTTCTGGATCAGTTGCGGGATGGCCAGTTGCGCCAGCGTAGCCACCACCAGACTACCGTAGGCCACCAGCGCCATCTGCCGGAACCGCCCGATGTAGCGTATCCCGCGCATTAACTGGGGGAAGCTACTCGGCGGGCGGGCGGCCCCGGTCGAGTCTCCGCGCATGCGTTTTCTTGAAGGTGTTTGTACCGTGATCTCAGCCAAGGTCTTCCGTCTCCGTGTCGTGTGTTGCGTCCACTTCTGTCTGATCCACCGCCTCGCCCAGGTTGGCGCGGAGGCGCTCCAGCAGGGCGCGCAACTGATCGCGCTCCTGGGCGCTAAACCCGGCAAAGGCAATCTGTTCGATCTCCGCCATGATTGCCGGGAAAATCCGCATCATGGCCTGCCCCTCGTCCGTCAGGTGGATGAGCATCGCCCGTGCATCAACAGGGTGTGGTGTGCGCTGCAGCAGGCCGTCGCGCTCCATATCACTTAACAGGCGGCTCATGCTGGCTGCCGTCACACCCAGGCAGCGGCGCAACTCGGCAGCTGTGACGCCCTCAGTATGGTGGGCCAGGTGCCCCAGAACCATCCCCCGCGACCGGTTGAGACCGGCGGCCTGGGTGCGGCTTTCAACGGCCCGACCCAGCATGCGCACCGTGTGAAACAGCTGATAGGTGATGCTATCCACCGCAAACGGCGGCGGAGGCGGTCTACGCATGGGCCTCTCCTTCCAGGCGCCCGGCGAGAGTAGATTGATATAGTTAGTTAGTCAACTAATCAACCGGCGGTATCATAGCATGGTTGGCCGGTCGAGTCTAGCCTCTGGCGGCGACTCTCATCGGGCGCTCATCCTGGCCGGGTGTCGGACAAGAAAGCTCCAGGCGCACGGCCCGGAGCCTGAAATAAGTTCTTCAAACCGAACTATTGTGGCAGTTCCGATGAATACAGCAGGCGCGATGAACCGAGGCCTGCTTATCCCAGGAGATCACCAGCGTCAATGAGGCGATGGCAAGACAGCCGCCGGGATCAT
This window harbors:
- a CDS encoding ABC transporter ATP-binding protein, translating into MLAQETVKPQHVGQTLRRFGDYFKPYWWVLLALIALVLVNTWMQVVTPDLTGQVFDCYITPRLGGGAAAAALMGSGDSAVASNCWYTTPVSGQAAPEEAIAGMGQLVLLIAVLYIVSALLNGLVFYAMRWMGAYALRQMRVDVFRHIHRLSMNYFAKHEAGDLMSRITNDASAIEQAFSFALVNVFTSTVLIVWVVYTMLTKSVVYTLISLAIVPIMVVLTSYFSGQARKAFRRARQEMGSVNADLQESIAAVREVQAFSREDENIEQFRASNAANRDANIRAVAFTSALNPLLEALGYVSMALVVGVGGAVLLVGDGTLAGATISLGLIITFLQYVQRINQPVAQISVMWTNIQNAIAGGERIFSILDTVPDLTDKPDAIEMPPIKGLVEFDEVCAEYNPGEPVLERVSLRAEPGQMVAIVGPTGAGKTTIINLIPRFYDVCGGAVRIDGIDVRDVTSRSLREQIGIVLQDTFLFSTTVMENIRYGRPDATDDEVIAAAKLARAHDFIERLPDGYQTVLGERGAGLSQGQRQLLAIARAALSNPRILILDEATSSVDTRTERLIQQALAELMKGRTSFVIAHRLSTIRNADQVLVIADGRIVERGTHESLLAARGAYYELYMSQFRRQAELQQVVNSSGNGRTPAAVTPAPAAGS
- a CDS encoding ABC transporter ATP-binding protein, giving the protein MRGDSTGAARPPSSFPQLMRGIRYIGRFRQMALVAYGSLVVATLAQLAIPQLIQNIMDAITSGYVAHRVLELPLLARGLAATAMGTTLDQLQRDADTAFSALLGALAAIIAFAVARATFSFLRGYFAEKLSQYLAYDFRNELYEKIQRLSFSYHDRNQTGQLMVRATDDVERLRLFIGQGLTMLLESILLLVATLLILLTTNWQITLVVLPTLPIALVLFLVFGMLAQPLFGELQKRLSALNTVLQENLAGLKLVKAFVQEPKEQARFESAVDSHLQQALKVARVFSFLFPVVFLVASLGQVAVLYFGGQQIVYGTLTIGEWQKFSLYLMYVFFPLGQLGMIVSLMSQAAASAQRVFDILDAENEVTDRPGAVEMPPIKGRVAFEHVTFRYFKSGEPVLNDVSFVAEPGQTVALLGATGSGKTTIINLIPRFYDVSEGRITIDGQDIRDVTIASLRRQIGIVLQEATLFSGTIRENIAFGRPNASQEEIEAAARAAAAHDFIMEFPQGYDTLVGERGSTLSGGQKQRIAIARALLMDPRILILDDSTSSVDVTTEYYIQQALKGLMQGRTSFVIAQRISTVVNADQILVLDKGRIVAAGKHEDLLESSELYAEIYTSQLVEDTTLADDDESAVLTAGQEVA
- a CDS encoding winged helix-turn-helix transcriptional regulator, which gives rise to MRRPPPPPFAVDSITYQLFHTVRMLGRAVESRTQAAGLNRSRGMVLGHLAHHTEGVTAAELRRCLGVTAASMSRLLSDMERDGLLQRTPHPVDARAMLIHLTDEGQAMMRIFPAIMAEIEQIAFAGFSAQERDQLRALLERLRANLGEAVDQTEVDATHDTETEDLG